In Astyanax mexicanus isolate ESR-SI-001 chromosome 25, AstMex3_surface, whole genome shotgun sequence, a genomic segment contains:
- the LOC125787750 gene encoding zinc finger protein 239-like gives MMEEKEDIKCKNLESISVLTRNTSSGSVCTSTTTALQPQIQMLSGRGEEHSHHSAGGEESMLHHSLLSLQKVHARGKRHRCSECGNTFSRRSNLKSHQLIHSDQKPFQCSECSKGFSRKSHLDLHYSRVHTEVKPHPCEECGRRFGDRGALKAHQHVHTGEKPYLCSDCGKSFGQLALLRQHQLIHTTVKPYYCSQCGMGFTRLSHLQRHQLIHTGEKPYHCQDCGRSFNNQGNFQQHQRIHTGEKPYHCSECEKNFRHLVTLKTHKCVKNSGGSESQHS, from the coding sequence ATGATGGAGGAAAAAGAGGACATTAAATGTAAGAATTTGGAATCTATATCTGTACTGACTCGAAACACATCCTCTGGTTCTGTCTGCACATCAACCACAACCGCTCTTCAACCACAAATACAGATGCTTTCAGGTAGAGGTGAGGAGCACTCTCACCACAGCGCAGGAGGTGAGGAGAGCATGCTCCATCACAGTCTTCTCAGTCTGCAGAAAGTTCACGCCAGAGGGAAGCGGCATCGCTGCTCAGAATGTGGAAACACTTTCAGCCGACGGAGTAATCTGAAGTCACATCAGCTAATTCACTCGGACCAGAAGCCGTTCCAGTGTTCAGAGTGCAGTAAAGGATTCAGTCGCAAGAGTCACCTCGACCTACATTACTCCAGAGTTCACACTGAGGTAAAACCCCACCCGTGCGAAGAGTGCGGAAGGAGATTTGGTGACCGAGGAGCTCTCAAAGCCCACCAACACGTTCATACCGGCGAAAAGCCGTACCTCTGCTcggactgcgggaagagtttcgGTCAACTGGCTCTCCTTCGTCAACACCAGCTCATCCACACGACAGTGAAGCCCTATTACTGCTCCCAGTGCGGGATGGGGTTTACCCGACTGAGTCATCTCCAGAGACACCAGCTCatccacacaggagagaaaccgtatcactgccaagactgtgggaggagttttaataaCCAGGGAAAtttccaacaacaccagcgcattcacactggagagaaaccatatcactgctccgAGTGCGAGAAGAACTTCCGGCATTTAGTGACTTTAAAGACACACAAGTGTGTTAAGAACAGTGGTGGAAGTGAGTCGCAACACAGTTGA
- the LOC125787744 gene encoding CD209 antigen-like protein B, producing MENIETDEDSESIYMNIEDFEKNGKDGKNPDSFYMNTAAQNKGPKLEPCGTPHSRYGVINCNLSLGLNWHFSKGSRGEKEWKCEHVFAGCEAASEGRQVRSGNAAAVGLGLLCFILLAVIVGLSIKHNAEIQQIQNSYTNITLERDQLQTSYTNITLERDQLQTSYTNITLERDQLIERYDGIAHKYEQLLDTNNKLGLQREQLQRIYETVNMEKYALQKKLTEMEAVCPSGWLKFMCSCYYVSPSANTWDWGRHDCRKRGADLVIIKSREEQIFVSGLGKTLWIGLTDKAQEGSWKWVDDTLLGSGYWNHGEPNNINYIYADEDCVQINPLISPFNTQSNWNDVRCSESLSWICEKRISNFS from the exons ATGGAGAATATTGAGACAGATGAAGACTCTGAGAGCATCTATATGAATATTGAAGATTTTGAAAAAAATGGTAAAGATGGGAAAAACCCTGACAGCTTTTATATGAACACAGCAGCACAGAACAAAG GCCCTAAattagagccctgtgggactccacacaGTCGCTATGGTGTTATTAACTGTAACTTAAGCCTTGGGCTCAA TTGGCACTTTTCTAAAGGAagcagaggagagaaagag TGGAAGTGTGAGCATGTTTTTGCAGGTTGTGAAGCTGCGTCTGAGGGCAGGCAGGTGCGCTCTGGTAACGCAGCTGCAGTGGGTCTGGGGCTGCTGTGTTTTATCCTGCTGGCTGTAATCGTGGGTCTGAGTATCAAACACAATGCAGAAATACAGCAGATCCAGAACAGCTATACCAACAtcacactggagagagaccagttacaaaCCAGCTACACCAACAtcacactggagagagaccagctacagaccagctacaccaacatcacactggagagagaccaGTTAATAGAGAGATATGATGGCATTGCCCATAAGTATGAGCAGTTATTGGACACCAACAACAAACTGGGTTTACAGAGAGAGCAGTTACAGAGGATTTATGAAACTGTAAATATGGAAAAATATGCCCTTCAGAAGAAGCTCACAGAGATGg AAGCAGTTTGTCCCTCTGGATGGTTGAAGTTCATGTGCAGCTGTTACTATGTCTCTCCTTCTGCGAACACCTGGGACTGGGGCAGGCATGACTGCAGAAAGAGAGGAGCAGATCTTGTGATCATCAAAAGCAGAGAGGAACAG ATATTTGTTTCGGGACTTGGAAAGACGTTGTGGATTGGTCTGACGGACAAGGCCCAAGAGGGTTCCTGGAAATGGGTGGACGACACGTTGCTTGGATCTGG gtacTGGAATCACGGTGAACCAAATAACATCAACTATATCTATGCAGACGAGGACTGTGTCCAGATAAATCCTCTCATCAGCCCCTTTAACACACAGTCTAACTGGAACGATGTCCGCTGTTCTGAAAGCCTCTCTTGGATTTGTGAGAAGAGAATCTCTAATTTCAGTTAA